Within Citrus sinensis cultivar Valencia sweet orange chromosome 1, DVS_A1.0, whole genome shotgun sequence, the genomic segment ttttttgtttaatttatgtcttgtattttttttatatttatttaacgtatgccaattattattataaatattgttattttgtggaatattattcagatttaaATGAATTGACTCTGAGCACAGCGTGCAAGTCAAAAATATGACATCACAAGAAGTGATagcaaaaaaacaaaaatagtaaTAGTGGTAATCTAACAGAATCAACAGAAAACcgtaaattgaaaaaaaaaaaaaaaaaaaaaaaaatctgctgAGCACAAAACCCAATCCTCTTCTTCTCTccgttatttttttttttgaaaaaaataattttctttaaaaacaaaaagaagaagacagAGGAAGAAAGGAGGCAAAGTAATGGTGTCAATACTTGCATTTGCATCAAATTCAAGCACCGATTCATGCTGCACCACATCGTCTCGTCTCAGTTGCTTTGCGCCTTTATTAAAACCAAATCCTATTAAATTTCTAAAGCAAAAACCTCGCAAATGTCACTCCTTTAATAAAATACTCGCCGCTGCTGCTGCCTCGTCATCCTCATCGGCGCGGCAGCAGATCGAAGATGGCTCTGCGGAGCAGTTCTTGGAGAACAATTCGATAGCAGATTTTATGAGATTCAAAAGAGGAAGCAATGGTGGAGGCAGCGGCCAGCTTCAGACTGCTGTCGTCACTTATCGAAAGAAGTTTCCTTGGTCCCTTCTTCCTCCTTTTCTTCAGgtattcttattctttttttattttttatttctttttttgttttagtgCTTCACCTGTTTTCTTGTTCATTCCCAATTctacaatttttcttttcttaaaaaaaaaaaattttaattttggagtTTTCAGGTTGACTTGGTTTCAACAATTCATATCGCGGATAAAGAGTACGTTTACTTGTAGTATAACTTTCTTAAATCTTTCCTTTTTGATTGCACtgtcaatatttattattatagctATTAATTATTGGAAGCTAAAATGTGTGCAAGTTGGCAATTTTGCCGCCAAAAATCAGTGTAAGTTAAGAGGTTTAGATGAGTAACTAGGGAGTGAGTGCCCGTGTGTAACCCTTGTAAATTGATTGGTGCTACTCACATAAGGGcaaattgtaatttgtaacCCCAATTGCAGCCTGTTATGGGGACAAATCGAGGAAACAGGCATGAAGCATTGGATTATgttttttaactcttaattttacatataattttGACTAATCAACCATGCATCAAATTATGAGTAccttaaagaataaatatgcATAGAAGTAGCATTTTGCTTTTGCCTTGTCGGTGGAAAGAATAGGTTGAGCCCCTTGTGAGATTTTACTTGCTGATGACTACTGATCCCCAGGCTCGtgtgaatttttgttttgttggctCAGTTggttattgtatttatttttccaatcaAACCACTTTGAAAGATAAATATTGCTGTGAAGGTACTTTGAAACCCTCCAGAGGGAACTTGAACTCTATGATTGTGTCCTTTATGAGATGGTAGCTAGCCGGGAGAGTTTagagaaaagaagaaattctGTGGATACGAAGAAGCTCAAAGGTTCACGCTCACGAGGTTTCAACATTCTAGGATGCATCCAGCGGCAGATGGCTCGAATTCTTATGCTTGATTTCCAATTAGACTGTCTTGATTACCAGGCTGAGAATTGGTACCATGCAGATCTTGATTATGAGACCTTCAAGTTACTTCAGGTTacttgtctttttcttttatgatttGCCTTTCTCTCACTCTTAGTACCACTTTATTGGTTTCACTTCTTAAATTGATGTAATGAATGAGAGCATGATCATGAAGgctaaaaataatacatgTTTTTAATGTACTTCATTCCTATGTTCTCATATTATATTCTATATATTAGCCAGATGATTCAAGATGTTTCAAATACAAGATAcaacaaataatgaaaaactgTGAGAGGGAGCCCAGGTTTTAGGCTTTCTTTAAGTGTATTGTCCCTGCACTTCCAGGTGTTGATGAaacctatatttttaattattattttagtttagaCCATAAATGGCCATGTATGTTTCTTGGGGTTTGATGCATTCCTGTACTTTTTTCTCTTGCAAACTTGGTGCATTTTGCTCTGTTTGTGAATGACAGCTGACTCCTACATCTAATACCATTTTATCTTTGCTTTCAGCTTGAGAAAGGTGAAAGCTTATTTACATTTGCAAGGGATATGACTCTCAAATCAACTAAAGCTATGGTGCAACCTTCAATTCCAAAAGACCTTGATCCTTGGAGATCCAAGCTTTTATGGGCTTCACGTGTACTTCCAATGCCCCTTGTAGGCCTTCTCATAATTGGAAGTGTCTGTGCTGATGTAGGAAGTCAGCCACCAGAATATCCAGAACTAGAAGCATTATCTATGCTTGATTTTGGTGCTGCAATGAAGGTCTTCCTGGCAAAGCGACTAACATCTGAGTGAGTATTAATCAGttattttggtttatatgTAGTTGTTTACCTGCTTTGTGGTGTGATAACTAATGTCTCATGTTATATGACTTACCAGTCTCTTGTATGTTGGTGTTAAAATTCTCTTATTACCTTGGTTATTCTGGTTTGGTAACAGTGGCTCTTTTAGTTAATAATGAAATCATGAGAGTTACTTGTCTTTGCCACagatgaaaaatgattttaagcATGCAAAGTTTGCCATCATTTATTTCTAAGAGAAAATCTCTGATAAGAGTACTAGCCaaacactttttatttt encodes:
- the LOC102613449 gene encoding uncharacterized protein LOC102613449 gives rise to the protein MVSILAFASNSSTDSCCTTSSRLSCFAPLLKPNPIKFLKQKPRKCHSFNKILAAAAASSSSSARQQIEDGSAEQFLENNSIADFMRFKRGSNGGGSGQLQTAVVTYRKKFPWSLLPPFLQVDLVSTIHIADKEYFETLQRELELYDCVLYEMVASRESLEKRRNSVDTKKLKGSRSRGFNILGCIQRQMARILMLDFQLDCLDYQAENWYHADLDYETFKLLQLEKGESLFTFARDMTLKSTKAMVQPSIPKDLDPWRSKLLWASRVLPMPLVGLLIIGSVCADVGSQPPEYPELEALSMLDFGAAMKVFLAKRLTSEFTQVTADVEESSVIIGERNRAAIEALRRAIDEGHNRIAILYGGGHMPDLGRRLREEFDLLPSRVQWITAWSIRNRDLSSSSFPFLKTMAEVLGWPLNRYQTLALLIFSSVLALDLWFWELFFGTTVNWISQIASEVHQYVEPM